From the genome of Vigna angularis cultivar LongXiaoDou No.4 chromosome 11, ASM1680809v1, whole genome shotgun sequence, one region includes:
- the LOC108333077 gene encoding superoxide dismutase [Cu-Zn], chloroplastic, which produces MQAALAAMAAHTILSFQAPLSSSFPLPPPPQSIALPTTSKKAVALLKGSSSVQGIVTLIQQDNGPTTVTVRVSGLVPGPHGFHLHEYGDLTNGCLSTGPHFSPKKFTHGAPEDKIRHAGDLGNIVANADGVAEATIVDNQIPLFGPNSVVGRALVVHELEDDLGKGGQELSLSTGNAGARLACGVVGLTPV; this is translated from the exons ATGCAAGCAGCATTGGCAGCCATGGCTGCTCACACTATTCTCTCATTCCAAGCtcctctctcttcttccttcccACTCCCACCTCCTCCTCAATCCATAGCCCTTCCTACCACTTCCAAGAAAGCCGTTGCACTCCTCAAGGGAAGTTCCTCCGTCCAAGGCATTGTCACACTAATCCAGCAAGACAACG GTCCAACAACTGTTACTGTTCGTGTTTCTGGTCTTGTTCCCGGCCCTCATGGTTTTCACCTC CATGAGTATGGTGATTTGACAAATGGGTGCCTATCAACTG GGCCACATTTCAGTCCTAAGAAATTCACACATGGTGCTCCGGAGGATAAAATTCGTCATGCGGGTGACCTTGGAAACATAGTTGCTAATGCCGATG GAGTCGCAGAAGCAACAATTGTGGATAATCAG ATACCACTATTTGGACCCAATTCAGTGGTTGGAAGAGCCTTAGTGGTTCATGAGCTTGAGGACGACCTTGGAAAGG GTGGGCAGGAACTTAGCTTGAGCACAGGAAATGCTGGGGCAAGATTGGCCTGTG GTGTGGTTGGTTTGACTCCAGTGTAA